One Candidatus Neomarinimicrobiota bacterium genomic window carries:
- the queC gene encoding 7-cyano-7-deazaguanine synthase QueC, protein MTATSGGQAAPGAVVLASGGLDSCVSVALAAQGFELALLHADYGQRTERRERQAFNDIAAHYGIPPQRRMVVDLRHLGAMGGSALTDTGLVVPDADLANPDIPVTYVPFRNANLLSAAVSWAEVLGAQAVYVGAVEEDSSGYPDCRREFFDAFERAVEAGTRPETRISILTPLIHLRKGAIVRKGVELDAPLHLTWSCYQREDRPCGHCDSCALRGRGFRDAGVADPLASGS, encoded by the coding sequence ATGACGGCCACGTCCGGCGGCCAGGCTGCGCCCGGTGCAGTGGTGCTCGCTTCCGGAGGACTGGATAGCTGCGTGAGTGTGGCCTTGGCGGCCCAGGGTTTTGAGCTGGCCCTGTTGCATGCAGACTACGGGCAGCGCACGGAGCGGCGTGAGCGCCAGGCCTTTAATGATATTGCCGCGCACTACGGCATTCCACCCCAGCGCCGCATGGTCGTGGACCTGCGCCACCTGGGAGCCATGGGCGGCTCAGCGCTCACGGACACCGGCCTGGTCGTACCGGACGCCGACCTCGCCAACCCGGACATCCCGGTGACCTATGTGCCCTTCCGTAACGCCAACCTGCTCTCCGCAGCGGTGAGCTGGGCGGAGGTGCTTGGCGCGCAGGCCGTCTATGTAGGGGCGGTGGAAGAGGACAGCAGTGGCTATCCCGACTGCCGCCGGGAGTTTTTCGATGCCTTCGAACGGGCCGTCGAGGCAGGGACACGTCCGGAGACCCGTATCAGCATCTTGACGCCTCTGATCCATCTGCGCAAGGGAGCGATCGTTCGCAAGGGCGTTGAGCTGGACGCCCCCCTGCATCTGACGTGGAGCTGCTATCAGCGGGAGGACCGGCCGTGCGGGCACTGTGACAGCTGCGCGCTCAGGGGCCGGGGGTTCAGGGATGCCGGCGTCGCGGACCCGTTGGCGTCCGGCAGCTGA
- the groL gene encoding chaperonin GroEL (60 kDa chaperone family; promotes refolding of misfolded polypeptides especially under stressful conditions; forms two stacked rings of heptamers to form a barrel-shaped 14mer; ends can be capped by GroES; misfolded proteins enter the barrel where they are refolded when GroES binds): MSKMIAYDADARRALKSGVDQLADAVRVTLGPKGRNVVLDKKFGAPTITKDGVTVAKEIELEDPYENMGAQMLREVASKTSDVAGDGTTTATVLAQAIVAEGLKNVTAGANPMDLKRGIDQAVEAVVASLKTQSRDVGGRDEIAQVGTISANGDEVIGNRIAEAMEKVGNDGVITVEEGKSTTIELEIVEGMQFDRGYLSPYFVTDPQAMEVQVEDVYILIHEKKISAMKDLLPILEKVAQSGKPLVVIAEDLEGEALATLVVNKIRGSLKVAAVKAPGFGDRRKAMLQDIAVLTGGTVISEEQGYKLENATLSYLGTAKRMVIDKDDTTIIQGGGTTDEITARINEIKVQIDKTTSDYDKEKLQERLAKLSGGVAVLSVGASTEVEMKEKKARVEDALHATRAAVEEGIIAGGGTALVRAITAIDEKDFKGDQLTGARILKKALEMPLRQILLNAGLEASVIYAQIRDNKGNDYGYDAQNDKFGSMYKMGIIDPTKVTRAALENAASVASLLITTEALVAEKKEDDKLPAMPPGGGMDGMY; this comes from the coding sequence ATGTCGAAGATGATAGCTTATGATGCTGATGCCCGCCGCGCGCTGAAATCGGGTGTGGACCAGTTGGCTGATGCTGTGAGGGTGACCCTTGGCCCCAAGGGCCGCAACGTGGTCCTTGATAAGAAATTTGGTGCTCCTACCATTACCAAGGATGGCGTGACCGTTGCGAAGGAGATCGAGCTGGAGGACCCCTATGAGAATATGGGCGCACAGATGTTGCGCGAGGTGGCCTCCAAGACCTCGGATGTGGCTGGCGATGGCACCACCACCGCCACTGTCCTGGCCCAAGCCATCGTGGCCGAGGGGCTGAAAAACGTGACGGCGGGGGCCAACCCCATGGATCTGAAGCGGGGCATCGACCAGGCTGTGGAGGCCGTGGTCGCTTCGCTTAAAACCCAGAGCCGCGATGTGGGTGGCAGGGATGAGATCGCCCAGGTGGGTACGATTTCGGCCAATGGCGACGAAGTCATCGGCAATCGCATCGCCGAGGCCATGGAGAAAGTTGGCAACGACGGCGTCATCACCGTCGAGGAAGGCAAATCCACCACCATCGAGCTGGAGATCGTGGAGGGCATGCAATTTGACCGGGGCTACCTGTCCCCTTATTTCGTCACCGATCCCCAAGCCATGGAAGTCCAGGTCGAGGATGTCTACATCCTGATCCACGAGAAGAAAATCAGCGCCATGAAGGATCTGCTCCCCATTTTGGAAAAGGTGGCGCAGTCAGGCAAGCCGCTGGTGGTCATTGCCGAGGACCTGGAAGGTGAGGCCCTGGCAACCCTGGTGGTGAACAAGATTCGCGGCTCGCTCAAGGTGGCCGCGGTGAAAGCGCCCGGTTTTGGCGACCGCCGCAAGGCCATGCTCCAGGATATCGCCGTGCTCACCGGCGGTACGGTCATCTCCGAGGAGCAGGGTTACAAGCTGGAGAACGCCACGCTGTCTTATCTGGGCACAGCCAAGCGCATGGTCATCGATAAGGATGACACCACCATCATCCAGGGTGGCGGTACCACGGATGAGATCACCGCCCGCATCAACGAAATCAAGGTGCAGATCGACAAGACCACGTCCGACTATGACAAAGAGAAACTCCAGGAGCGGTTGGCCAAGCTCTCCGGCGGCGTGGCCGTGCTCAGCGTGGGCGCTTCCACCGAAGTGGAGATGAAGGAGAAAAAGGCCCGGGTTGAGGACGCTCTCCACGCGACCCGCGCCGCGGTGGAAGAGGGCATCATTGCCGGGGGAGGTACCGCGCTGGTGAGAGCCATCACCGCCATCGATGAGAAAGATTTCAAGGGCGATCAGCTCACCGGAGCCCGTATCCTTAAGAAGGCCCTTGAAATGCCCCTGCGCCAAATCCTCCTCAATGCGGGTCTGGAAGCATCGGTTATTTACGCCCAGATACGGGACAACAAGGGCAATGACTACGGCTACGATGCCCAAAATGACAAGTTTGGCAGCATGTACAAGATGGGTATCATTGACCCAACCAAGGTCACCCGTGCCGCTCTGGAGAATGCAGCCAGTGTGGCCAGCCTCCTGATCACCACCGAGGCCCTTGTCGCTGAGAAAAAGGAAGACGACAAGTTACCGGCGATGCCTCCGGGCGGAGGAATGGACGGGATGTACTAG